The following proteins are encoded in a genomic region of Bernardetia sp. MNP-M8:
- a CDS encoding DUF434 domain-containing protein, which produces MPNSQKHRGANPKDYAAFTDKNIDNLKQAVSDLSWLLSNGYAQKASLKIVGDKFSLTDRQRKAINAASAERESLELRKKNEISIDLDIHSDFKKLNSTLVIDGYNLLITTECALSNAPLFIGLDGCMRDIASIHSTYRKVEETIPALELIGNVIEELEIKETIWVLDSPISNSGRLKKIMEDLAEQKKWNWKVLLEKHADKSIVELSQNQNHIVASCDAWITINASKWVNLCSFIVKNYVPSAWILDFRK; this is translated from the coding sequence ATGCCCAACTCACAAAAACACAGAGGAGCAAATCCAAAAGATTATGCTGCTTTTACCGACAAAAATATTGATAATCTAAAACAAGCTGTTTCTGATTTGTCTTGGCTTTTATCAAATGGCTATGCACAAAAAGCATCTCTAAAAATTGTAGGTGATAAGTTTTCACTTACAGACCGACAACGAAAAGCCATAAATGCTGCCAGCGCAGAAAGAGAAAGTTTAGAATTAAGAAAAAAAAATGAAATTAGCATTGATTTAGATATTCATTCTGACTTCAAAAAACTAAATTCTACCTTAGTTATTGATGGTTATAATCTGCTTATTACAACGGAATGTGCATTGTCGAATGCCCCTCTTTTTATTGGTTTAGATGGTTGTATGCGTGATATTGCCAGTATTCATTCAACCTATCGAAAAGTAGAAGAAACAATTCCTGCTTTAGAACTTATTGGAAACGTAATTGAAGAACTTGAAATAAAAGAAACCATTTGGGTCTTGGATTCGCCCATTTCAAATAGTGGAAGGCTAAAAAAAATTATGGAAGATTTGGCAGAACAAAAAAAATGGAATTGGAAAGTTCTCTTAGAAAAACATGCTGATAAATCTATTGTAGAATTGAGTCAAAATCAAAATCATATTGTTGCTTCTTGTGATGCTTGGATTACCATTAATGCTTCAAAATGGGTAAATCTATGTAGTTTTATTGTAAAAAATTATGTTCCTTCAGCTTGGATTTTGGACTTTAGGAAATAG
- a CDS encoding GlmU family protein → MNIIFFDSPSLRTHLLPFTFTRPVADLRVGILTIKEKFETYFNDFLKNTGHLQTENHHFSFLTQDYLQEKFPIHFQENETVNLYINGAVLPTLEVFEKLVSLPLETAIFSETGNQLIAFKTFTQFKSVDKFYDFALKVAKQKTEKINIQFLQRTWDIFRSNKQEIERDFDLITTGRKSEVVTDKHTVLYNEERIFIEEGVTIKAAILNAEKGSIYIGKNASIEEGAIIRGSFALGEGSVINTGSNMRGDTTIGKFCKVGGEVSNCVFFGYSNKGHDGFLGNAVIGEWCNLGAATNCSNLKNNYGTVRIWNYAEENYEKTELQFCGLLMGDHSKSGICTMFNTATVVGTGANVFGEGFPPKFIPSFAWGNGNHQTKFVSTHLDALFKTAERMMSRRDVAFTETERKIMKHVFEDTDNYRFWESNPMFS, encoded by the coding sequence ATGAACATCATTTTTTTCGATTCTCCTTCACTTCGCACTCATTTGTTGCCTTTTACTTTTACTCGCCCTGTGGCTGACCTGCGTGTCGGAATTCTGACCATAAAGGAAAAATTCGAAACATATTTCAATGACTTTCTAAAAAATACAGGTCATTTACAAACTGAGAATCATCATTTTTCATTTCTGACACAAGATTATTTACAAGAAAAATTTCCTATTCATTTCCAAGAGAATGAAACTGTAAATCTATATATAAACGGTGCAGTTTTGCCAACTTTAGAGGTTTTTGAAAAACTAGTTTCTCTTCCATTAGAAACAGCTATTTTTTCAGAAACTGGAAACCAGCTCATTGCTTTCAAAACATTTACGCAGTTCAAAAGTGTAGATAAATTTTATGATTTTGCTTTAAAGGTAGCCAAACAGAAAACAGAGAAAATAAATATCCAATTCTTACAAAGAACTTGGGATATTTTCCGTTCAAACAAACAAGAAATTGAACGAGATTTTGATTTGATTACAACAGGACGTAAAAGTGAAGTTGTTACAGACAAACATACAGTTTTATATAATGAAGAACGCATTTTTATAGAAGAAGGAGTAACTATAAAAGCTGCCATTTTAAATGCAGAAAAAGGCTCAATTTATATTGGAAAAAATGCAAGTATCGAAGAAGGTGCAATCATTCGTGGTTCTTTTGCTTTGGGAGAAGGTTCAGTAATCAATACTGGTTCAAATATGCGAGGCGATACAACAATCGGAAAGTTCTGTAAAGTGGGTGGCGAAGTGAGTAACTGTGTATTTTTTGGTTATTCTAATAAAGGACATGATGGATTTTTAGGAAATGCAGTTATTGGCGAATGGTGTAATTTGGGTGCAGCTACCAACTGTTCCAACCTAAAAAATAACTACGGAACGGTCAGAATTTGGAATTATGCAGAAGAAAATTACGAAAAAACAGAATTGCAATTTTGTGGACTTTTAATGGGTGACCATAGTAAATCTGGAATTTGTACGATGTTTAACACAGCAACTGTTGTAGGAACAGGCGCAAACGTTTTTGGAGAAGGTTTTCCACCGAAATTTATTCCTTCTTTTGCGTGGGGAAATGGCAACCACCAAACTAAATTTGTATCGACACACTTAGATGCTCTTTTCAAAACAGCAGAGCGCATGATGAGTCGTAGAGATGTCGCATTTACAGAAACCGAGCGCAAAATAATGAAACACGTTTTTGAAGATACCGATAATTATAGATTTTGGGAATCGAATCCAATGTTTAGTTGA
- a CDS encoding protein-tyrosine-phosphatase, protein MKTSNVFLSLCIIPFLIFNFSSFTSLSKMGKNKLYPKLQIYSENLASNFETIDEERKLKLQEIGDYIIKQKESSEKVDITVICTHNSRRSHFGQIWLQVAAYYYGVEGINTFSGGTEATAFNSRAIAALERVGVKLEKTTAFEGEENPVYSMSVGKNYSKTIMFSKKYTHKQNPQNGFAAIMVCSDADKNCPLVMGADARFAIPFEDPKNSDNTPSEEQVYNERCQQIGTEFFFVMDYVKTKLNRK, encoded by the coding sequence ATGAAAACTTCAAATGTATTTCTTTCTTTATGTATTATTCCTTTCTTGATTTTTAATTTTTCATCTTTTACTTCTTTATCTAAAATGGGAAAAAATAAGTTGTATCCTAAACTTCAAATTTACTCTGAAAACTTAGCTTCTAATTTTGAAACTATTGATGAGGAACGTAAATTGAAATTACAAGAAATTGGAGACTACATAATTAAGCAAAAAGAATCATCAGAAAAAGTAGATATTACTGTAATCTGCACCCATAATTCACGCAGAAGTCATTTCGGACAAATTTGGTTACAAGTTGCTGCTTATTATTATGGAGTAGAAGGAATAAATACTTTTTCAGGAGGAACAGAAGCAACAGCCTTTAATTCTAGAGCCATTGCAGCATTAGAAAGAGTAGGTGTAAAACTAGAAAAAACAACTGCTTTTGAAGGAGAAGAAAATCCTGTTTATTCTATGTCAGTAGGTAAAAATTATTCAAAAACAATCATGTTTTCAAAGAAATATACACACAAACAGAATCCTCAAAATGGCTTTGCTGCGATTATGGTTTGTAGTGATGCTGACAAAAACTGTCCTTTAGTTATGGGAGCAGATGCTCGCTTTGCAATTCCATTTGAAGACCCAAAAAACTCTGATAATACACCTAGCGAAGAGCAAGTCTATAATGAGAGATGCCAACAAATAGGAACAGAGTTTTTCTTTGTGATGGATTATGTCAAAACCAAATTGAATAGAAAGTAA
- a CDS encoding DNA cytosine methyltransferase, with product MKIVSFFAGAGGLDLGFQKAGFDVIWANEYDKEIWETYQKNHSNTFLDKRSIVDIPANEVPDCDGIIGGPPCQSWSEAGKARGIKDKRGQLFYDFIQILEEKQPKFFLAENVSGMLISKHNQALEGIKELFRNAGLGYELSFKMLNASDYNVPQDRKRVFFIGIRKDLNFKYKFPNENFEKVTLETAISDLQSNVLPALEFNNTNGDSCKIPNHEYMIGGFSTMFMSRNRVRDWSEQSFTIQAGGRHAPIHPQAPKMELVEKDVRIFVPNYEHLYRRLSVRECARIQTFPDDFVFYYKKVAAGYKMIGNAVPVNLAYFLAKSIKEQILSNQKNNFIQQEKLTA from the coding sequence ATGAAAATAGTTTCATTTTTTGCAGGTGCAGGAGGGTTAGATTTAGGGTTTCAAAAAGCAGGTTTTGATGTAATTTGGGCAAATGAATATGATAAAGAAATTTGGGAAACCTATCAAAAAAATCATTCTAACACTTTTCTTGACAAGAGAAGTATTGTAGATATTCCTGCTAATGAAGTTCCTGATTGTGATGGGATTATTGGAGGACCTCCTTGTCAGAGTTGGAGTGAAGCAGGAAAAGCAAGAGGAATAAAAGATAAAAGAGGACAATTATTTTATGATTTTATCCAAATATTAGAAGAAAAGCAACCCAAGTTTTTCTTAGCTGAAAATGTTAGTGGAATGCTTATTTCAAAACATAACCAAGCCTTAGAAGGAATTAAAGAATTATTTAGAAATGCTGGTTTGGGTTATGAGTTATCTTTCAAAATGCTCAACGCTTCTGATTATAATGTTCCACAGGATAGAAAACGAGTTTTTTTTATTGGTATAAGAAAAGACTTAAATTTTAAGTATAAATTTCCGAATGAAAATTTTGAAAAAGTAACTTTAGAAACGGCTATTTCAGATTTGCAAAGCAATGTTTTACCAGCTTTAGAGTTCAATAATACAAATGGTGATAGCTGCAAAATTCCGAACCACGAATATATGATAGGAGGCTTTTCAACTATGTTTATGTCAAGAAACCGAGTGCGAGATTGGAGTGAACAATCTTTTACCATTCAAGCAGGAGGACGACATGCGCCTATTCACCCACAAGCTCCAAAAATGGAATTGGTAGAAAAAGATGTGCGTATTTTTGTTCCCAACTACGAACATTTATACAGAAGATTAAGTGTTAGAGAATGTGCAAGAATTCAGACCTTTCCAGATGATTTTGTCTTTTATTATAAAAAAGTAGCAGCAGGTTATAAAATGATTGGAAATGCTGTTCCTGTGAATTTAGCTTATTTTTTGGCTAAGAGCATAAAAGAACAAATACTGAGTAATCAGAAAAATAATTTTATTCAACAAGAAAAACTAACAGCATGA
- a CDS encoding PglZ domain-containing protein: protein MQRYSILWADDEIEFLKPHILFLEKKGYDVKAVNSGADALEAVEEHNFDIVFLDENMPGMSGLETLTAIKSVRPSLPAIMITKSEEEHIMEDAIGAKIADYLIKPVNPNQILLSIKKILDQKRLVTEKTNLNYQQDFRNLSMIFQDDLDFEQWIEAYKKLIYWELEIEDTENQSMQEILESQKEEANISFAKFIQNNYEYWLNDAGDDEYPMMSHDIMGEWVFPLLEDKKLNEERPLFFILIDNLRYDQWKVVESLLAEYFTVKEEKVYCSILPTTTAYARNAIFSGLLPSEMAEEHPDLWVDDQDEGGKNNFEDEFLRRQMKEFGFGNTKTTYNKILRNHQGKQLVENFSNLQQNEFNVIVYNFVDMLSHARTDTAVVRELAPDEAAYRSVTKSWFLHSPLWDMLKKIAEVNGRLIITTDHGTIRTKRPYKIIGDRNTNTNLRYKQGKNLNYNPKNVLVAKDPAKFFLPRQNVSTTFVFTTEDYFFAYPNNYNHYVKYYKDTFQHGGISMEEMIIPFIELEAK from the coding sequence ATGCAACGATATTCCATTCTTTGGGCAGATGACGAAATTGAATTTCTCAAACCTCATATTTTATTTTTAGAGAAAAAAGGCTACGATGTAAAAGCTGTAAATAGTGGTGCAGATGCCCTTGAAGCCGTTGAAGAACATAATTTTGATATTGTATTTTTAGATGAAAATATGCCAGGAATGTCTGGTTTAGAAACACTTACAGCTATAAAATCTGTTCGTCCTTCTTTGCCTGCCATTATGATAACTAAGAGTGAAGAAGAGCATATTATGGAAGATGCCATCGGTGCAAAGATTGCTGATTACTTAATAAAACCTGTCAATCCGAATCAGATTCTTCTTTCTATCAAAAAGATTTTAGACCAAAAAAGATTGGTTACCGAAAAAACAAATTTGAATTATCAGCAAGATTTTAGAAACCTTTCAATGATTTTTCAAGATGATTTGGATTTTGAACAATGGATAGAAGCCTATAAAAAACTAATTTATTGGGAACTTGAAATTGAAGATACTGAAAATCAAAGCATGCAAGAGATTTTAGAATCTCAAAAAGAAGAAGCTAATATTAGCTTTGCCAAATTTATTCAAAATAACTATGAATACTGGTTGAATGATGCAGGTGATGATGAATATCCGATGATGTCGCACGATATTATGGGAGAATGGGTTTTTCCTCTTTTAGAAGATAAAAAACTAAATGAAGAACGCCCTTTATTTTTTATTTTGATAGATAATTTGCGTTATGATCAATGGAAAGTTGTCGAATCACTTTTAGCAGAATACTTTACAGTTAAAGAAGAAAAGGTATATTGTTCTATTTTACCAACTACTACAGCGTATGCTCGTAATGCTATTTTTTCTGGACTTTTGCCTTCTGAAATGGCAGAAGAACACCCAGATCTTTGGGTAGATGACCAAGATGAAGGAGGAAAAAATAATTTTGAAGATGAATTTTTACGTAGACAGATGAAAGAATTTGGTTTTGGAAATACAAAAACAACATACAATAAAATTCTTCGCAATCATCAAGGTAAACAATTAGTAGAGAATTTTAGTAATCTACAACAAAACGAGTTTAACGTTATCGTTTATAATTTTGTAGATATGCTTTCTCATGCTCGTACGGATACAGCTGTTGTTCGTGAACTTGCACCTGATGAAGCTGCATATCGCTCAGTAACTAAATCTTGGTTTTTACACTCTCCTTTGTGGGATATGTTGAAGAAAATTGCAGAAGTAAATGGTCGTTTGATTATCACCACTGACCACGGAACAATTCGTACAAAACGTCCTTATAAAATTATAGGTGACCGAAATACCAATACAAATTTGCGTTACAAACAAGGAAAAAATTTAAATTATAATCCTAAAAATGTTTTAGTAGCTAAAGACCCTGCAAAATTCTTTTTGCCTCGTCAGAATGTTTCAACTACTTTTGTATTTACAACAGAAGACTACTTTTTTGCTTATCCAAATAATTACAATCACTATGTAAAATATTATAAGGATACATTTCAGCACGGAGGAATTTCAATGGAGGAAATGATAATTCCTTTTATTGAGTTAGAAGCAAAATAG
- a CDS encoding GNAT family N-acetyltransferase, producing MKLTTERTELNLIQKKDFKELIASFREENAVKYIKHLQNLSNSEYTDFLENKRILSENQHLYYWVVREKETQNYIGTMGVMPYLGSNFEFHIGFRISKDFQGKGFATELGKKVIDFVKNELKHQQIFGLIMEGNIASLTLLKKLGFHFEGSNFNIDYQIQLETYRLIF from the coding sequence ATGAAACTTACCACAGAAAGAACAGAATTAAATTTAATTCAGAAAAAAGATTTTAAAGAACTTATTGCCTCTTTTAGAGAAGAAAACGCTGTAAAATATATAAAACACCTTCAAAATTTATCAAATAGTGAATATACAGATTTTTTAGAAAACAAAAGAATACTTTCTGAGAATCAACATCTTTACTATTGGGTTGTCAGAGAAAAAGAAACTCAAAATTATATCGGAACAATGGGAGTAATGCCTTATCTAGGTTCTAATTTTGAATTTCATATTGGTTTCCGTATTTCAAAAGACTTTCAAGGAAAAGGATTCGCTACCGAATTAGGTAAAAAAGTCATTGATTTTGTCAAAAATGAACTAAAACATCAACAAATTTTTGGATTAATAATGGAAGGAAATATTGCTTCGCTAACTCTACTCAAAAAGCTCGGTTTTCATTTTGAAGGAAGTAATTTTAATATTGATTACCAAATTCAGTTAGAAACATATAGGTTAATTTTTTAA
- a CDS encoding DUF4837 family protein produces the protein MKFQTITKFAFLAFFLLTGVFLFSCSSDNKDEKVFSYKDFLPPSKGGRGEILLQMDSSKWEGDLGAAVRELYMAPMPGFPQPAEPIFKIYHAAPKKVNDLLEEYHSIFVVLSLDSKSTDSDLLRKKFAKESLDRIEADTTPYLIVKQNEHAKDQQVVYLIGKNDEQLIKHMKANEEKLREIFYKTERERSRLVAFRGGTQTGKMERYKKEHGFMIGIPDGYQEAKDINEQDSGFVFMRLIDNANGRDRNVFVAYKPYSSQGQLNADSVLAWRRELGEKYMKDPDRGSYVTDQTDVVPYFSQEINFKGHYAIEIRALWKLTSLTSGGPFLGYLIVDEEKNRLYYIEGFIFAPTSKKRDYIREVESILWTFEP, from the coding sequence ATGAAATTTCAGACGATAACCAAATTTGCCTTTTTAGCCTTTTTTCTACTGACAGGAGTTTTTTTATTTTCCTGTTCAAGTGATAATAAAGATGAAAAAGTATTTTCATATAAAGATTTTTTACCTCCTTCAAAGGGTGGACGTGGCGAAATATTACTTCAAATGGATTCTAGTAAATGGGAAGGAGATTTGGGAGCTGCTGTTCGTGAACTTTATATGGCACCTATGCCAGGTTTTCCACAACCTGCCGAGCCAATTTTCAAAATCTATCATGCTGCACCAAAGAAAGTAAATGATTTGTTGGAAGAATATCATTCTATTTTTGTGGTTTTGTCGTTGGACAGCAAATCAACAGATAGCGACCTTTTACGCAAAAAATTTGCAAAAGAAAGTTTGGACAGAATAGAAGCCGATACAACGCCCTATTTGATTGTAAAACAAAACGAACATGCAAAAGACCAGCAAGTTGTTTATCTGATTGGTAAAAATGACGAGCAACTTATCAAACACATGAAGGCAAATGAAGAAAAATTGCGTGAGATTTTTTATAAAACAGAGCGTGAACGTTCTCGTTTAGTAGCCTTTAGAGGTGGAACACAAACAGGGAAAATGGAACGCTACAAAAAAGAACATGGTTTCATGATAGGAATTCCAGATGGTTATCAAGAAGCAAAAGATATAAATGAACAAGATTCAGGTTTTGTATTCATGCGTTTGATAGATAATGCCAACGGAAGAGATAGAAATGTTTTTGTGGCTTACAAACCTTATTCTTCACAAGGACAATTAAATGCAGACAGTGTTTTGGCTTGGCGAAGAGAGCTAGGAGAAAAGTATATGAAAGACCCAGATAGAGGCTCTTATGTAACAGATCAAACTGATGTAGTTCCTTATTTTTCACAAGAAATTAATTTTAAAGGTCATTATGCAATTGAAATTCGTGCGCTTTGGAAACTCACTTCACTTACTTCTGGAGGTCCTTTCTTAGGATATTTGATTGTTGATGAAGAGAAAAATAGATTATATTATATTGAAGGATTTATTTTTGCACCTACTTCAAAAAAGCGTGATTATATTCGTGAAGTAGAAAGCATTTTATGGACATTTGAACCGTAG
- a CDS encoding NgoPII family restriction endonuclease produces the protein MTNILEAIYTIVQNPIFEIKSFYTGRNRANSVGDALENYIKDAFANSFHINDEKERMKLFNEKFSWLGSQNNPPDIMIKGGDAIEVKKTQSANSDLALNSSYPKSNINSLSPMITQNCKNCEDWTEKDLIYCVGHTTDTTLKSLWFVYGNIYAASHETYQRIKNTISAGIGTIPNVEFAETKELGRVNKVDSLGITNLRIRGMWQIQNPRKVFSYLHIPTQKEFELVCIMPTEKYNSFNESSRTKIESINKIEFSIENQQVQDPNNPAKLIDCKLIKYIV, from the coding sequence ATGACAAATATTTTAGAGGCAATTTATACTATTGTTCAAAATCCTATTTTTGAAATCAAATCATTTTATACAGGTAGAAACAGAGCAAATAGTGTAGGAGATGCTTTGGAAAACTATATCAAAGATGCGTTTGCAAACTCTTTTCATATAAATGATGAAAAAGAGCGAATGAAATTATTTAATGAAAAATTTTCATGGCTTGGTAGTCAAAATAATCCACCTGATATTATGATAAAAGGAGGAGATGCCATTGAAGTTAAGAAAACACAAAGCGCAAATAGTGATTTGGCTTTAAATAGTTCTTATCCAAAGTCAAATATTAATTCTTTAAGTCCAATGATTACACAAAATTGCAAAAACTGTGAAGACTGGACTGAAAAAGATTTAATTTATTGTGTTGGACATACAACAGATACCACTTTAAAATCTCTCTGGTTTGTTTATGGAAATATTTATGCAGCAAGTCACGAAACGTATCAGAGAATAAAAAATACGATTTCGGCAGGAATAGGCACGATTCCCAATGTAGAGTTTGCAGAAACTAAAGAATTGGGAAGGGTAAATAAAGTAGATTCTTTAGGGATTACAAATTTGAGAATTAGAGGAATGTGGCAGATTCAAAATCCTAGAAAGGTATTTAGTTACTTACATATTCCAACCCAAAAAGAATTTGAATTAGTTTGTATTATGCCAACAGAAAAGTATAATTCTTTTAATGAATCTAGTAGAACAAAAATTGAATCAATTAATAAGATAGAATTTAGCATTGAAAATCAGCAAGTACAAGACCCAAATAACCCTGCAAAATTGATTGATTGTAAATTGATAAAATACATAGTTTAA
- a CDS encoding metalloregulator ArsR/SmtB family transcription factor produces MGLTKSDIFTEKQNELANLAKVLGHPARIAILQHLIKVNACIGGDLVNEIGLAQPTISQHLRELKKVGIIQGTIEGTSVCYCIDPENWKTIQALFDTFFTDFTSKIDSDSCC; encoded by the coding sequence ATGGGACTTACCAAATCTGATATTTTTACTGAAAAACAAAACGAACTTGCAAACCTTGCAAAAGTATTGGGACATCCTGCACGAATAGCAATTTTGCAACACTTGATAAAAGTAAATGCATGTATTGGGGGAGATTTGGTAAACGAAATTGGATTGGCACAACCCACTATTTCACAACATCTTAGAGAACTCAAAAAAGTAGGAATTATACAAGGAACTATCGAAGGAACAAGTGTTTGTTATTGTATTGACCCTGAAAATTGGAAAACTATACAAGCTCTTTTTGATACTTTCTTTACTGATTTTACTTCAAAAATTGATTCTGATTCGTGCTGTTAA
- a CDS encoding DEAD/DEAH box helicase produces MSFEDFKLNRQLLNAIEEAGYEKPSPIQEQAIPLLLAGHDVIGVAQTGTGKTAAFMLPLLMKLKYAQGENPRALILAPTRELVIQIHEHFEVLGKYTDLRAVALYGGSGSIKRQLEQVREGMDLIIATPGRLLDIYERNELNLRQIKTMIMDEADRILDMGFMPQINRLLEIISSKKRQNALFSATMPEKVVKLTEDFLESPEEINISAISVTAETVEQKYYEVPNFRTKINLLDYLLKDKEKFNKVIVFTRTKDVANNVYKFLGRKVDDSVRVIHSNKDQNTRSNAFSDFKNGDIRILVATDVAARGLDVSDVSHVINFEVPKQYDDYVHRIGRTGRAEKEGIAITFANVLDVHHIKRIEKLIGKKIPNERIPTDVEITQTPFEENQKLIKALDFIKQREDPTYKGAFHHKKRYLNPKDIGKKKNRSTSKRKPKK; encoded by the coding sequence ATGAGTTTTGAAGATTTTAAATTAAACCGTCAATTATTAAATGCCATTGAAGAAGCTGGTTATGAAAAACCGAGTCCGATTCAAGAACAGGCAATTCCGTTGCTTTTGGCAGGACATGATGTAATTGGTGTAGCACAAACAGGAACAGGAAAAACGGCTGCTTTTATGTTGCCTCTTTTGATGAAACTAAAATATGCACAAGGCGAAAATCCTCGTGCTTTGATTCTTGCGCCTACTCGTGAGTTGGTTATTCAAATTCATGAACATTTTGAGGTACTTGGTAAATATACTGATTTGCGTGCCGTTGCTTTGTATGGTGGAAGTGGAAGTATAAAAAGACAGCTTGAACAAGTGAGAGAAGGAATGGATTTGATTATCGCAACACCAGGACGATTATTGGATATTTATGAGCGAAATGAATTGAATTTACGTCAAATCAAAACGATGATAATGGATGAAGCAGACCGTATTTTGGATATGGGTTTTATGCCACAAATCAATCGTTTGTTAGAAATTATTTCTAGCAAAAAACGTCAGAATGCCCTTTTTTCTGCTACAATGCCAGAGAAAGTTGTAAAATTGACAGAGGATTTTTTAGAATCCCCAGAGGAAATAAATATTTCGGCTATTTCGGTTACAGCCGAAACAGTTGAGCAAAAATATTATGAAGTTCCTAATTTCAGAACTAAGATTAATTTATTAGATTATTTACTCAAGGATAAAGAAAAATTTAATAAAGTAATTGTCTTTACAAGAACAAAAGATGTTGCGAATAATGTCTATAAATTTTTGGGTAGAAAGGTAGATGATAGTGTAAGGGTAATTCATAGTAACAAAGATCAAAATACACGAAGTAATGCTTTTAGTGATTTTAAAAATGGAGATATTCGAATACTTGTAGCGACAGATGTAGCTGCACGAGGATTAGATGTAAGTGATGTAAGTCACGTTATTAATTTTGAAGTTCCGAAACAGTACGATGATTATGTACACAGAATTGGGCGTACAGGACGAGCAGAAAAAGAAGGCATTGCCATTACTTTTGCCAATGTTTTGGATGTTCATCATATCAAAAGAATTGAAAAACTGATTGGAAAAAAAATCCCAAATGAAAGAATTCCAACAGATGTAGAGATTACACAAACACCTTTCGAAGAAAATCAGAAACTAATAAAGGCATTAGATTTTATCAAACAGAGAGAAGATCCAACCTATAAAGGAGCTTTTCATCATAAAAAACGCTATCTAAATCCAAAAGATATAGGTAAAAAGAAAAATAGAAGTACATCAAAGAGAAAACCTAAGAAATAA
- a CDS encoding arsenite methyltransferase has protein sequence MKTQNLNQTENKTEQQIKDMVRERYEKVALQDKALNASSCCGTTDSSTEVYNIMSEKYDNLNGYNSDADLGLGCGLPTQFAQITKGDVVLDLGSGAGNDCFVARAETGETGKVIGIDFSPTMLKKARQNADKLGYNNVEFREGDIETMPISDNSVDVIVSNCVLNLVPNKKAVFAEMYRTLKDDGHFSISDIVLLGSLPKALQEDAEMYAGCVSGAIQKEDYLNFIKEVGFENITLQKEKAIFIPDDILQKYLSEGEIKEFRNGSTGIFSITVFAQKNPSSESIKKEIIQEQKNVCSPNSGCC, from the coding sequence ATGAAAACTCAAAATCTAAATCAAACCGAAAACAAAACTGAACAACAAATCAAAGATATGGTTCGTGAGCGTTACGAAAAAGTAGCTTTACAAGACAAAGCTCTTAATGCTTCTTCTTGTTGTGGAACTACAGATTCTTCAACAGAAGTTTACAATATTATGTCAGAAAAATATGATAATCTAAATGGCTATAATTCTGATGCAGATTTGGGCTTAGGTTGTGGACTTCCTACACAATTTGCTCAAATCACAAAGGGTGATGTAGTGCTTGATTTGGGTTCAGGAGCAGGAAATGATTGTTTTGTAGCACGAGCAGAAACAGGCGAAACAGGAAAAGTAATTGGAATAGATTTTTCTCCTACAATGCTCAAAAAAGCTCGTCAGAATGCTGATAAATTAGGCTACAATAATGTTGAATTTAGAGAAGGAGATATCGAAACAATGCCTATTTCTGATAATTCTGTGGATGTAATTGTTAGTAATTGTGTATTAAATCTTGTACCCAATAAAAAAGCTGTTTTTGCAGAAATGTACAGAACTTTGAAAGATGATGGACATTTTAGCATTTCTGATATTGTGCTTTTGGGTAGTCTTCCAAAAGCTTTACAAGAAGATGCAGAAATGTATGCAGGGTGTGTTTCAGGAGCAATTCAGAAAGAAGATTATCTCAATTTTATCAAAGAAGTTGGTTTTGAGAATATTACTTTACAAAAGGAAAAAGCCATTTTTATTCCTGATGATATTCTTCAAAAATACCTTTCTGAAGGCGAAATAAAAGAATTTAGAAATGGAAGTACAGGAATTTTTAGTATTACTGTTTTTGCTCAAAAAAATCCTTCTTCTGAGTCTATAAAAAAAGAAATTATTCAAGAACAAAAAAATGTGTGTAGCCCAAATAGTGGCTGTTGTTAA